The genomic stretch CTTGATGAAGCTGATGAGATGCTTAATATGGGCTTCGTTGATGACGTAGAGCTCATTCTTGGTATGTTCATTCATTAGTTTCTCAGTCTCGTATAGGTTCTTTCAGTTGAGGCAGTTTCTCTTCATATTTCTTTACTAGTCACTCCTTTCTGAATTTCCAAGTGGAACAATTAACAGCGATGCTTAATTTTCTATTTGATGTAACTTATAAGACACTTAATATGTGAACAGGCAAGGTTGAAGATGTTACTAGAGTACAAACACTACTGTTCAGTGCTACTCTGCCTGATTGGGTTAATAAGGTAAATTCACTTTGTAGGACCTGCCCGTTTTTCAGGACATCTCAGTATTTATGTGCATTAAAAATCTATTCTGGAATCATTGTAGCTCTCCATGAGGTTCCTGAAAGGTGACAGGAAGACAGTTGATCTTGTCGGCAATGAGAAACTGAAGGCTAGTGCATCTGTCAAGCATCTTGCTCTTCCTTGCAACAAGGCAGCAAGGGCACAAGTTATTCCGGACATTATCCGATGCTATAGCCAGTATGTACTCCCTAAACATGGTCTTTATTTCATTGCTGTGATTTTCATCAACTTTGCTAAACATCTCTTTGGTTCAGTGGAGGCCGAACCATTATCTTCACCGAGACGAAGGACTCTGCATCAGAGCTTTCTGGTTTGATCCCTGGATCCCGTGCCTTGCATGGAGATGTTGTGCAAGCTCAGCGTGAAGTAAGTGATTGAGTTAGTGTTTGACTACATCCAATGATCTCAGTACCCAGTTGCCTAATATGCTATACTGTCTGGATAGCATGCCTTTTCTGAATGTTACTGGCAATATTCTGCTGACATTTAATGATCCAAGTGATATTGAAATGTTACTCTTCTCCTGACACAACTGAATTccattctttatttttaaaattgttGAGTGTGATAATGAATTTGAAATTTCGTTGTGAATCATTTTTAGCTGTCTGCCCATCCATATAAAATCCTGTATTAGTTGTAAGATACGGATGTTTGATACACATATAATTTTGTAGGTTATCCTTGCTGGATTCCGGGGTGGGAAATTCCAAGTTTTGGTTGCTACAAATGTGGCAGCTCGTGGTCTGGACATTAATGATGTGCAACTTATCATTCAGGTATGGACTATTTTCCACTGCAGTAATTTTCTAATAAAGGTTTTTTCACTCACTAATTATATATAAAACTTCCAGTGTGAACCTCCACGTGATGTTGAAGCTTACATACACCGGTCAGGGCGGACAGGGAGAGCAGGTATGCTAAATAGGAAGCTCATGTGTGCACTATTGATAATAATGCAAAGTGCTAACTAAATACATGTTGATTTTCAGGTAACACTGGTGTTGCTGTCATGCTCTATGAGCCCAGATACAAGCACAGTGTGAGCAGGTTAGAAAGGGAGTCAGGGGTTAAGTTTGAACATATCTCTGCGCCACAGCCTACTGATGTGGCACAATCAGCTGGCACCGAAGCTGCAGATGCTATTTCGAGTGTGTCGGACAGGTAAAGTAATTCCATGGCCATTTTGGGATAAACATGTTTTCATTGGTTTGTGTTACTAACCGTGTGGATGGGTGCTGTGTAGTGTTATCCCTGTCTTCCGGCAGCAAGCAGAGCAACTGTTAAGCTCTTCTAGTCTGTCTGCAGCTGACTTACTAGCCAAAGCACTGGCAAAGGCAGTTGTAAGTTGGTTCTCATTTTACATTTTTAGTGTTCTGCTCTCTTCTAGATATTGGCAGTTGTAATTAATAGGAATTTGTTCCTTAGGGATAcactgacataaagaaaagatCATTGCTCTCTTCTATGGAGGATTACACTACATTACATCTTCAAACTGGCAGGCCTATGTGGTCACCGGGGTAAGTGCCTAAAAGTCTGCACTTTCTACATCTGAGTCTTGATTATTCCATTACCTTCAATTGATGGGAAAAATTCTTTTTGTTCATGCAGGTTTGCTTTTACTATATTGAAAAGGTTTATGCCAGAAGAGAAGCTTGCAGATGTAAAGGGTGCCACCCTAACAGTTGATGGAACAGGGGTTGTATTTGATGTTCCTGCAGCAGACGTTGAAGACTACATTCAAGGTAACCATTTTCACTTCTTTGCGAAATGTTATTTTCTCCTATGCTGTAAAATCCATGGAAAACCTTCTTCTCTTGTTATGCAATTCAAATCAAAGCTGTTGAACTATCCTAGTGTTGTATTCCAAAATCCACATACAACTGCACCACTCTAAACTCACTGCATGATCCTGCAGCTGCGGAGAGTGCTGCCCAGGTGACAATTGATGAAGTTAAGCAGCTGCCACCCTTGCAAGAGAGAGAGCAGTCAAGAGGCAACTCTGGCGGTGGAAGATTTGGCCGTGGTGGAGGTGGCAGCAGGttcggtggtggaggcggcagcaggttcggtggtggaggcggcagaggtggaggtggcagcAGGTTTGGTGGCAGGGGAGGCGGTGGGAATAGGTTTAACAGGAGGAATTAGGTCTGTTGCAGGGTTGATGAACATTTGAAAGCAATATGTCATTTTTGACGTAGAATTGAGGTGAAGAGGGGAGGGGATAGTCACAGTTTTGGCTGCGAGTGTATCggcttttatttatttgttagTGTTTGTCACCAAGATTATGATGATCAATTTTGCCATCGCAAGCGTACAATTTTGATCTTGTACCCCATAAAGATATCAACTGTTATGATTTGTGTAAAGATATATGTATTGGTTTTGCCATTTTTGAGATATTCGATGCAAATCTACTTTCTCTCAAACTCGGCTTTTCGTGTCAATTCTAATAATTGGCTGATCGATACCGCTGCCTGGTTTCCCAACTTTTGTTTGCTTCTAAACACTTTATGGTTTGAGAAAATGAGCCCATGAAGGATTGGTTTATTTGGTTGTATACACTTCGATTTGAGAAATGAACTCATCTACAATAAGTTTGAGCTATGCACTCATCTATTCCGTCCCAAAATAGTTGGGGCGTTGCGCTTGCGCCTGCGGCCTGCCACTGACCACTGTTGCCTTGCCTGTTGGGCCGGGTCGGGGGATGTTTGGAGTTTTGGATAGTTCGGGTACCGGGTACATTTACCCGAATTACCGAAATTAAAATCGGTAATACGAGTCGCTATCCGAACTAAACATCGGGCAGTGCGGGTTCAGGTTGTTCGGGTCCAGGTTCGGGTAACGGGTAGCGGGTAATTTGCTCAGAtttatcccaaattactatttgttttggcttttctactccgtctcaaattagtattcgttttggcttttctagatacaagCTTTGATATGGATCTAGACGTATGTATGTCTAAATATGTAGAAaaactataaaaaaaatatagtaatttgggacggagggagtagaatgtaacactgtttttattttttttcatcttgAACCTattcctccaaccaaacaagatTGAGAATATTATAAACGTTATTTGTTGTATCTATAATAAACAGGATTGGTTGAGAGTTGAGACGTCACGttttcctccatcccaaattactattcgttttgacttttttagactcatagtttttgctatgcatctagatttATACTATGTTTAAATACGTAGCAAAAATCATGTAGTTAGAAAAAgataaaacgaatagtaatttgggatgaagagGGTGGGAAAGATTAGACAGTGCAACCGACACTTGATGATGCATTTGTCCGGGGATTCCTCGGGAGCGGCGAGCCGCGACGCCTCTTATGGTCATGCCGGTCACATGATCCCAGTGGCATGCCCCACTTCTGGTTCTCTGGCgtagttttcacttttcagtgGCACGAGCAAAAACTGCGAATAGGTGTCGCACGTTGTATGTACTATGTAGTAGTAGGAGTATACTATATGAGATAACAACAGCAGAGAGAATCAGAGAATGCCACAAAAAAAGCTTATCTTTGCGCACGGCGAATCGCCCTGCTGATTTCATCACGAGAAGCGATCCTCTAAGCgaattttgtttgattcggttCTCGTCACCAACCGGGTCGGCCCGAATGccgctgcaggctgcagcattTTGTTCTCGACTTCTTTTGTTACGAAAGGCCTCGACGGACCAATCCAACCGTAACGACCGCCGCCGGACGTGCACGGCAGGCACGCGATCACAAGTCACCACGAGATCAGTCACATCGGCCGCGTCACGGTTCGTAGACGCAACGCAACGGTGAGTGAGCCAGCCAGTGGCACGAGTCGCACAAGTGTAAGTGCGTAACAGCACCACACAGCACGGCACGCGAAAAAAAGTAGCCACTGCACGAGCCACTGACCCAACGAATTATTCTGCACGCCAATTTTGTACTTTCATCACGGAACGGATGGATCAATCCAAACAGAACGCCGTTTTTACGTGGTTCCCCATCGCCACAGCGACCGATCGCCGGAGCGCCGCTCgtttggtggcggcggagcgcgTCGCGGCTCCGTTCGGTCCGGGTCCGGCtgatcgacgacgacgtcgactGACCACGCAACACCAATCACCGAATCGTACACAATCCCCCGCGCTGACCGCCCCACGTCACATCGCGCCCGCCTCGACGAAGGGGTCGTGGTGGAGCCCCACCGCCGACAGCAGCGGCGGGCCACGCCGCGCCGTGATCCAGATCCTCACCGCCCGCCCCGCGACGGCGCGGGGCAGCCGGTGTAGCCGCTTGTGCCCGACCGTGGTGCCGTTCGCCACGGGCGCGCCGTCCACGTACACCTCGTGCCGCTCCACGCGCTGCCCCAGCGCGACGTGCTCCTGGATCCGCACCACGTTGAACGGCCTGTTAGCCGCCTCTggcggccgccggagctcgATCCAGTACCCGTTCCGGCGCCCGTCCTCCGCCGTCGGCGCCCAGTACGTGTCGTCGCAGCCGTCGAGCACGTTGCGGGCGGCGAACCCGCCGCCCGGACCGCCGCGCTCGCTGCTGGCCCTGGCCGCGCTGCCCGCCGCGAGGTCCGTGCCGAAGATGGTGGCCACGGCGGCACCGAACTCGCGCAGCCGCGCGACGTCGGCGTCCTCGACCAGGCCCGTGGAGTTGGGCGGTGCGTTCAGCAGGAGCACGCAGTTCCGGCCGACGGAGTTGTAGTAGATCTCCAGCAGCTGGCTCAACGGTTTGGCCGTCTCGTTCCTGTGCCAGAACCAGCCCGGACGGATCGACACGTCGCACTCCGGCGGCACCCAGTCAGGCCCCCGCGGGTCGCCCTCGTTCAGGTACCTGCAGGCAGGCGTAGCAATGGCGCATGCATGAGCATTATGCCATTATCTATTAATCCGTGGACTCCATATTGACAGAGGATGGCACGCTCTGGTCGCGCATGCACGTACTTCTCGATGCCGGCCTCGCCGATGGTGATCATGGAGCGGTTGACGGTGGACCAGCAGGTGGTTCCGGCGAAGCCCTTCTCGTCGCCGACCCACCGCACGTCGGGCCCGTCGTCGGAGAAGATGTTGATGGAGCGCTGCAGCTGCTTCACCGTCTGGAACCACTCCTGGAAGTGGTACGTCATGTTGGTCGCGTTCTTGCCCTTGGCGCCGTCGAACCAAATCTCCGACACGCTCCCGTACCTGCATAGTTTACGTATGTATTCACGCACAGAATCATGGATTAAGCAAATAAAAATTGTCTACTTGCATCATATCGCCACCATGGCTCACGTGTAGTTAAACAACTGACCCGGTGAGGAGCTCGTGGAGCTGGGCCTCGTAGTACTCGTTGTACGCGACCTCGTCGCCGTACCGCTCGTCGTGGCGGTCCCACGGCGAGAGGTAGATCCCCGCGtcgacgccgcgcgcgcgggcggcgcccaCGAACTCCCTCACCAcgtcgccgcgcccggcgcgccAGGGGCTGGCGCGCACGGAGTGCGCCGTGTACGCGGACGGCCAGAGGCAGAACCCGTCGTGGTGCTTGGCGACGAGGATCGCGAGcgacgcccccgccgcgcgcgccgcgtccATCCACTGGGCGGCGTCGAGCGCCTCCGGGCGGAACAGGGACGGGTCCTCCGACCCCGTGCCCCACTCGGAGTCCGTGAACGTGTTCATGCCGAAGTGGAAGAACATGATCAcctcccgccgctgccaccTGAGCTGCGCCGCCGACGGGATCGGCAGaaccggcagcggcgggggcgtcgccggcgtcgtcgggCGCCACGCCTCGGGGGTGGGGACGAGGATGGCGACggccagcgccgcggcggccagggATAGTAGTGGACCTGCCGCCATCGTGTCGATGACTCTCTGTGCGCGGGTGGCCAGGTGTGGGTGCGGTGATATATGCTGGCGTTCTGGCAGGCGCTAGCTAGGGGATTGCGTTGGGAGGATGGGATTCGGGCGAGGAGGAATGTGCCAAGCGGGCACGACGAGCGCTTTCCCAAGGGATGGTGGTGGTCACGGGCGGGCGCATGTGATGCCCTgtcgcttcgccttgccttgccgctcgcggcgcgcggcgcctgCCGTTTTCCTGGTGTTCCCTGCCTGGGCTGCCCTGCTGCTACATGCGCAAGGTTGTTGCAGGAGTTTGGATGTGGCCTGTGGGTTGCGCAGCTAGCGTTTCTTTCGGCTGGCTTGCTCGTTTAACCAGCAAGCACCAGAGATCATCTCGTCCGCGTGCCGTGCCCGTCGTTGCCTTGGGCCTCAGGGCCTGCCAAGTGCGAACCCCACCTGCAGTGCTGAGACTGCACTGCGCGCACAGTTTTTCATCACCAACTGAAACTGGAACAGCCAAACGCTGGGTGCACAGTCAGATTCTTGCGTGTTTGGGTGGGTGATACCGCGTGAGGGCGTCAGAAGGTACACCGCTTAATTGAAGTTTATGGGTTCGTGCCCTGCACGATGACGTCGACGGCCCAGCAGACCTGGTACGATGTGGAGTCGAGGAATGACGCCGGATGTCATGACAGCGCGAGTTTTGTTTCGTGTACAATTATTATATGTATGTCCGCACTTCACGGAACGTTTCCTTCCACGCACTTGACGACGCCCTTCAGCCAATCAGTCATGTTTGGACAGTTTTGGTGCTGCCTGCGGACGCCATTCATCTGGTCGACTTTCTGCCCAGTAAGGGCCCGTTCGTTTCCACCGGAGTGGTTCGGAATGAGGCCCAATCTGGATGGATTGAAATGGTCCGAAATGGCATGGTTTGTCTTCGCTGTTCAGTTAGATTTGGTTTGGAATGAAAACAGGCCCGGTTCGTCTTTCCCTCTCTACTCACGGCCCGGAATCATTCCCCACCTTCTCCCCCTCCGGAACGGATCCTGGCCACTCGCTCGACTCGGTCTACTCTCGGTCCTCCCTCTCGTTCAGCCTCCCGTCCCCGCCGGATCTGCGcgcttttttgttttttagccctttttgcgaaagattctcacaaatacgcccttggcggaaccaattccaaaaatggacccttagcttggcgccatccacgctggcgccaagcttacacgtctcggcgccagccatcctggcgccaaggtcgaTGCGTAGCTGCTGACACGGACGCCGACGTgacgggggcttggcgccatggatcttggcgccaagattGGGATAAGAAACCCacatcctaaccagttgaactagaacatagtttgttgcacactcttcggaataattatacttgtttcgttcgaaacgcCAGGAGGTATGGGTAAATTACTCGGCGCCAAggcctacggcgccaagcttggcgccaagatccatggcgccaagcccccgccacgtcggtatccgcgtcagcagctgcgcatggaccttggcgccaggatggctggcgccgagacgtgtaagcttggcgccagcgtggatggcaccaagctaagggtccatttttggaattggttctgTCAGGGGTGTATTTATAAGAATCTTTTgcaaaaagggttaaaaaacaaaaaagtcgccgtcgccgtccccgccgTCTCCCGCCGTCTCCGACCGCCTCCGCCAGGCCCGGGAGGCCTTTGTGGCCGCCGAGGTAGCCAGCACCGTTGACATGGAGGCGTTCCTGGAGGAGCTCAAGGGTGTCGCGCTCGAGGCCAACCGCCACCGTCGGGGCGTTCTTTCGGAgctcgttgccgccgccgggggtTACCAGGCGACGCTCTACCTTGAGGCGCTATCGCGCTTCGTGCTATCCATGCACGACCTCGAGGTGCTCCGCCGCTTTGACCAGTGCCGCCCCTTGCCTGGTAGCTAGTCCCCTTTCTTGCTCCCAAGGTCCGTGCCGTTTCTTTCTCTGTTGCTTCGTTTCTTTCGTTCGTGCAAATTCTTAGTTTCTGTATTGGACACACATGGCATTCCTATTGGTTCTGATATTCTTGTTGGTGGTCAGATTAATCTATGCTACAAGTAACTAGAGAAACAGTAGGATCAGTACATTTGGAGTGATGCGTGAGTCTGATTTCAGAGTCAGAGTGCTATTGGCTATTTACCTACTGCTTGTGCCTGTTGATCATGCAGGCATCTTTGAGAAGCACGAGATGGGGTAGCAAGTGCTGGGCAGCGAGGACCAAACCAAGAAGACAAAGTATAAAGTTGTATGATACTCTTGTCCCAATTAGATACAATCGGGTACAGATACAATGGCTGCTTCCCAACATGCAATTTTTCATATCTGATGCTCATGAGAgctcatgttcttcttcgcttgTGTTTTGGCAGTGGCCAGTTGGGTGGTAGGTGGTGGTGAGCGACTCGAAAACGTTTGCAACAGCGTCCTGTGGACAGCTGCGCCTCGTGGATCCGACTTGGACTCCAATTTCCCCAAGGAACCATGTTGCCAGCCTCATTATTAACCTTCCTGAGAATTGACTTGAAACCAAATCTTTGATGACCTGTTCATTATGACCTGTTCGTTTTGAGTGGATTGGCAGGATTAAATCCGGCCGAATTGAGTGACACAAGTGGAATCACTCCAACCGGGCCTGGAAGTAATCCTGACCGGAATTCAATTCGGCTgaaacgaacgaggcctaaATTGATTTCACTGAGTTTAATTACCAGAGAGAAGATCGGATGGTATGGGGTAGCTGCTCGTGCAGCTTTCGACTTTGGTTGCTTTGTACACTCTGCATTCTGCAACGCAAGGCAGCGCATTTTTGATCCAAGTTCAGTTCCCCTTTagaaagggaggagggaggaggaaaaagtggattaagaaaaaataaagtgGAAAGGGGAATGAAAAGAAAATCTGTTAGAGAAGGGTTTTCTACCATcaatccccttttatagctTGAAAGGAGGAAAGTGATGTGTTGGAGATACGCTCAGGTAggattcttcttcctctccctttttctccctcttcctcttcttattcttccttctttctctttAGAAATGAAGAGGGTGCTCAAGGGGGTGTATATTGTTTGTGAGGAGCTAGGGGGCTTGAGCCCCCTTCACCACCTGGATTCGGTTAGACCGATGGAATGATATAAATATTTCGGTTAAATTGATGGAATGATATAAATATTTCGGTTAGACTAATGGAATGATATAAACCTCTCATTATTGATAGACATCGCATACCAAGACTAGAACTGGAATGGCTGTGGATCAGGGGTGGATAGCCTGACATCTCAACCGTAGAGTTGTATGCAATAAACAATTCAACCCAAAAGTTTAAAGGAAACTCTAACAGACCGGAGAGGCTGACAAGCTGGGTGCAGCAAGAGGATGTGCTGGCCGCGACGAGGAGTGGTTAGTCCGCGAGAATGGCGCATTGGCGCAGTGGAAGGTTGCAGTTGTTTGTGTTTTTCCGTCTCGTGGTCGTGGAACCGAATTCCCTCCACTGGAGTAATGTGAGTTTGATGCCCAGTTGGCCCTCCCCATCGGCCTGTAGTCATTTCTGCAACTGTTCAAGCTACAGATGCCATGACTGCTAGAAAACGAGCAAGCAAAGAATTGATGTGGCTGCACGGCGGGTACAGCGTACACCCCGGCGCGCTCACTCCTGCACAAGAGCACAAAAATGCGAAAGCCGTGCGTATACTGTGTAGTGTATGATGAGCAGCCAGGCTCAGAGGCGCTCGCTGCTCCCGCCGGACCCATCTTGACGGGCCGGACGGCCTGGCTGCAGCCTGCATGCAGGACGTCGTCTCACTTCTCATGTAGCCATGCTGACCTAGCTCGATTGATCGAGTGCCCAGGAAGTGGCGAAGCCTTTACCTCCTTCACCAACCAGCAGCCGAGTCACCAATGCGTTCCATTACTCATCTCCTAGCCAGTACGTTCAGCGTTACTGTGTAGTTCGAGTAGGCCTCGCGTGCAGGTGCAGCCGTGTCCTTGTGTGATACGGTGCGCCCTACGTGCCGGCGGACGCACGGCCGGCTTCTGTTTTCTCTCCTCTAGTCCTCGCCTAACGGCCGGTGATAATGCTCACGGTGATCGGCTTGTGTTTCCTCTCGGCCTCGCCTTAAAACCCCCCTATAAATCACACTACACCCCGCTTGTTGCATTGGCACCACGCTAGCATTCGACGCCAGGGTAAGCAATGGACGTGGCGCACAGGGAtcacctcctcgccgcggcgcgccgcgcgTTCGGCGCCGCGGTCCTGGTCCTCTGCCTCCTCGCCGAGCTCCTCGTCTTCGCGCTCAGGCACCCCGCGGCGCTGCAGCTCGTCCCGGCCTGcgcgatgctgctgctgctgctgtggcgGTCCAGcgggcgcgccgcggcggcgtcgggcgtgGAGCTGGTGGACTTCGCATGCCTAAGGCCGCCCCGGCGGCTGCGGATCCCGATCCCGGCGCTCCTCGAGCACCTCCGCCTCATCGGCTGCTTCGACGAGCCCAGCGTCGAGTTCATGTCCCGGGTCATCGGGGCCTCCGGGATGGGGGACGAGACCTACTTCCCGCCGTCCCTGCACCGCATCCCGCCGTCGGCGACGCACGCCGACGCCCTGGCCGAGGCGCGCGCCATGTTCGTGCCCACGCTCGACGCGCTCTTCGCCAGGACGGGCGTGCCGCCGTCGGCCGTGGGCGCGCTCGTCGTCAACTGCAGCGGGTTCTGCCCGGCGCCCTCGCTCGCCGCGCTTATCGCGGGGCACTACCGCATGCGGGCCGACGTCAGGGCGCTCAACCTCTCCGGCATGGGCTGCGCGGCTGGCGTCGTCGGGGTGGACGTCGCGCGGGCCGCGTTGGGGGCGCACGCCGTCGACTACGCCGTCGTCCTCAGCGCCGAGATCGTCACGGTGGGGTGGTACGGTGGGCGGGACCGCCGCAAGCTCCTCCTCAACTGCTTCTTCCGCAccggctgcgccgccgcgctgctgaCGGGAGCTGGCTCCGCCGTCTCGGTGCCGGCAAAGTACCGGCTCGTCGCGCTGGCGCGGACGAACCGGACGGCAGACGACCGCAGCTACACGTCCGCagtgcgggaggaggacgcggagGGCATCACCGGGTTCTCCATCGGCCGTGGGCTCGGCGGCGTGGCGCGCGACCTCCTGCGCGCCCACCTCCTCGAGCTCGGCCCCGCCATCCTCCCGTGGCACGAGAAGCTGCGCTAcgccgcggcgctgctgctgttcCGGCGCCAGCAGAAGCGCCCCAAGAAACTCACtgatgacgacggcggcggtaACAACAATGGCCCAAGGCCAAGCTTCTTAACCGCGGCGAGCCACTTCTGCCTGCCGTCGTCAGGGATGCCGATGATCCGGAGGCTGGCGGAagggctcgggctcggggagctcgaggcggaggcggcgctgaTGACGTTCCACCGGTTCGGCAACCAGTCGGCGTCGTCGCTGTGGTACCAGCTCGCGTACCACGAGGCGAAGGGGAGGGTCCGGCGCGGCGACCGGGTGTGGCAGCTCGGGATGGGGAGCGGGCCGAAGGCCAACAGCGTGGTGTGGGAGCGCGTCGGCGGAGACACAGACGCCGCGGCCGCAGACGACGGCCCCTGGGCCGACTGCATCCACCGCTTCCCCATCAGAGAATCGTAGCGGCATTGCCCAATCACCATTGCTAAACCTTAGGTAGGTGGAAATGATTGGATTGGACGATGGTGCGCGGCCGTGATTGACAGTGATGCAATAAACTACTGCATCTTTACCGCTGCTCGCGATATTGCCTCGACGCACTTTCTTGTCGCTGGATTTCCATTGATTTAATTGACTACATTGAAGCAAGATCATCGACCATAAGGTTGAAACAAACTGGTCTGGGCAGCTTAATGTTCTTGCTTCTCCTGTCTCGAGGCTCATAATAGGCTAAGGCTAATAGCCATCCATACTTCTTCGGTTCTTCCCGCACCACACAGGCACACAGATTCAGAGCTCAATGGCATCTGCATGTCAGCATGTGCCATTCATGTCGCGAGTCCAGACTACAGAGGCAGCAGCGGCAGTGAAACAGTTCCTTCCAGCAATGACTTCCGAGGAAAGAGACCCGTTGGGGACGGCGGAGGATACATGTCGCGTACGCGACAAAATTACTTCCTATGGTCTAAACTGCG from Setaria italica strain Yugu1 chromosome II, Setaria_italica_v2.0, whole genome shotgun sequence encodes the following:
- the LOC101777223 gene encoding putative alpha-L-fucosidase 1: MAAGPLLSLAAAALAVAILVPTPEAWRPTTPATPPPLPVLPIPSAAQLRWQRREVIMFFHFGMNTFTDSEWGTGSEDPSLFRPEALDAAQWMDAARAAGASLAILVAKHHDGFCLWPSAYTAHSVRASPWRAGRGDVVREFVGAARARGVDAGIYLSPWDRHDERYGDEVAYNEYYEAQLHELLTGYGSVSEIWFDGAKGKNATNMTYHFQEWFQTVKQLQRSINIFSDDGPDVRWVGDEKGFAGTTCWSTVNRSMITIGEAGIEKYLNEGDPRGPDWVPPECDVSIRPGWFWHRNETAKPLSQLLEIYYNSVGRNCVLLLNAPPNSTGLVEDADVARLREFGAAVATIFGTDLAAGSAARASSERGGPGGGFAARNVLDGCDDTYWAPTAEDGRRNGYWIELRRPPEAANRPFNVVRIQEHVALGQRVERHEVYVDGAPVANGTTVGHKRLHRLPRAVAGRAVRIWITARRGPPLLSAVGLHHDPFVEAGAM
- the LOC101777644 gene encoding 3-ketoacyl-CoA synthase 4; the protein is MDVAHRDHLLAAARRAFGAAVLVLCLLAELLVFALRHPAALQLVPACAMLLLLLWRSSGRAAAASGVELVDFACLRPPRRLRIPIPALLEHLRLIGCFDEPSVEFMSRVIGASGMGDETYFPPSLHRIPPSATHADALAEARAMFVPTLDALFARTGVPPSAVGALVVNCSGFCPAPSLAALIAGHYRMRADVRALNLSGMGCAAGVVGVDVARAALGAHAVDYAVVLSAEIVTVGWYGGRDRRKLLLNCFFRTGCAAALLTGAGSAVSVPAKYRLVALARTNRTADDRSYTSAVREEDAEGITGFSIGRGLGGVARDLLRAHLLELGPAILPWHEKLRYAAALLLFRRQQKRPKKLTDDDGGGNNNGPRPSFLTAASHFCLPSSGMPMIRRLAEGLGLGELEAEAALMTFHRFGNQSASSLWYQLAYHEAKGRVRRGDRVWQLGMGSGPKANSVVWERVGGDTDAAAADDGPWADCIHRFPIRES
- the LOC101776813 gene encoding DEAD-box ATP-dependent RNA helicase 7; the protein is MSPALAAAAEPMAVDDSASKKAKRKQLKAAAAAAEAEAAEAASAKKKEKKEKKRKAKEPSPPAPSSDEEEKSSTSSEETAPAAKKAKKEKTKKNVEASPSASEDDGEITASSDEDPADPNALTNFRISEPLRQRLKSKGIKALFPIQATTFDLVLDGSDLVGRARTGQGKTLAFVLPILESLVNGTHKASRKTDYGRLPTVLVLLPTRELANQVHADFEFYGSTYGLSACCVYGGSPYRPQEMALRKGVDIVVGTPGRVKDFVVKGTLNLKSLKFRVLDEADEMLNMGFVDDVELILGKVEDVTRVQTLLFSATLPDWVNKLSMRFLKGDRKTVDLVGNEKLKASASVKHLALPCNKAARAQVIPDIIRCYSHGGRTIIFTETKDSASELSGLIPGSRALHGDVVQAQREVILAGFRGGKFQVLVATNVAARGLDINDVQLIIQCEPPRDVEAYIHRSGRTGRAGNTGVAVMLYEPRYKHSVSRLERESGVKFEHISAPQPTDVAQSAGTEAADAISSVSDSVIPVFRQQAEQLLSSSSLSAADLLAKALAKAVGYTDIKKRSLLSSMEDYTTLHLQTGRPMWSPGFAFTILKRFMPEEKLADVKGATLTVDGTGVVFDVPAADVEDYIQAAESAAQVTIDEVKQLPPLQEREQSRGNSGGGRFGRGGGGSRFGGGGGSRFGGGGGRGGGGSRFGGRGGGGNRFNRRN